One region of Streptomyces sp. NBC_00442 genomic DNA includes:
- a CDS encoding purple acid phosphatase family protein — translation MDIPRFGIPDKLAERMSMAEQHEYLRSKLSRRGVLRTTAATAAVAGAGLATAGAASPAFSAPTALTSASRHGVDGSLAAPFGRHLAYGADPKTQMRVSWQVPFAVKKPYIRIGTSPWSLSRKIDAEVRHLTTPALNGGKIAAAEQFYVHAGLDRLRPGQTYYYGVGHDGFDPADRRNLGTLGTFTTAPAHAENFTFTAFGDQGVSYHALGNDQVILGQNPSFHLHAGDICYADPSGSGQSSDQYDARTWDQFLAQTESVAKTVPWMVTTGNHDMEAWYSPQGYGGQNARWSLPANGPDPVNQPGVYSFVHGNVGVIALDANDVSYEIPANFGISGGKQTTWLDKRLGELRANHAVDFIVVFFHHCAFSTTSSHASEGGVRDAWVPLFEKHQVDLVINGHNHVYERTDAIKGNKVGRKVAIGERTDPTRDGIVYVTAGAAGRSLYSFPVPDSYEGHVADRDSVDTYHWVKGGAKVTETVEWSRVRYTNYSFLAVQVETGRHPSMKVSALAETGERIDHFEIRRGR, via the coding sequence ATGGACATCCCCAGATTCGGCATCCCTGACAAGCTCGCCGAGCGCATGAGCATGGCCGAGCAGCACGAGTACCTGCGGAGCAAGCTGAGCCGGCGCGGTGTGCTGCGCACCACCGCGGCCACGGCCGCCGTCGCCGGTGCGGGCCTCGCGACCGCCGGGGCGGCCTCGCCCGCCTTCTCGGCGCCGACCGCGCTCACCTCCGCGTCGCGGCACGGCGTGGACGGCTCGCTGGCCGCGCCGTTCGGCCGCCACCTCGCGTACGGGGCCGACCCCAAGACGCAGATGCGGGTCTCCTGGCAGGTCCCGTTCGCGGTGAAGAAGCCGTACATCCGCATCGGCACGAGCCCCTGGTCGCTGAGCCGGAAGATCGACGCGGAGGTGCGCCACCTGACGACACCCGCACTGAACGGCGGGAAGATCGCGGCCGCCGAGCAGTTCTACGTGCACGCCGGCCTCGACCGGCTGCGGCCCGGCCAGACGTACTACTACGGGGTGGGCCACGACGGCTTCGACCCGGCGGACCGGCGCAACCTCGGCACGCTCGGCACCTTCACCACCGCCCCCGCGCACGCCGAGAACTTCACCTTCACGGCCTTCGGCGACCAGGGCGTCAGCTATCACGCGCTCGGCAACGACCAGGTGATCCTGGGCCAGAACCCGTCCTTCCACCTGCACGCCGGCGACATCTGCTACGCCGACCCGTCCGGTTCGGGCCAGTCCTCGGACCAGTACGACGCGCGCACCTGGGACCAGTTCCTGGCGCAGACGGAGTCGGTGGCCAAGACGGTGCCGTGGATGGTCACGACCGGCAACCACGACATGGAGGCCTGGTACTCGCCGCAGGGCTACGGCGGCCAGAACGCCCGCTGGTCGCTGCCGGCCAACGGCCCGGACCCGGTGAACCAGCCCGGTGTGTACTCGTTCGTGCACGGCAACGTGGGCGTGATCGCCCTGGACGCCAACGACGTCTCCTACGAGATCCCCGCCAACTTCGGCATCAGCGGCGGCAAGCAGACGACGTGGCTGGACAAGCGGCTCGGAGAGCTGCGTGCCAACCACGCCGTCGACTTCATCGTGGTGTTCTTCCACCACTGCGCGTTCTCCACGACGAGCTCGCACGCCTCGGAGGGGGGCGTGCGCGACGCGTGGGTGCCCCTGTTCGAGAAGCACCAGGTGGACCTGGTGATCAACGGCCACAACCACGTGTACGAGCGCACCGACGCCATCAAGGGCAACAAGGTGGGCCGCAAGGTCGCGATCGGCGAGCGCACCGACCCGACGCGGGACGGCATCGTGTACGTGACGGCCGGCGCCGCGGGCCGCTCGCTCTACAGCTTCCCGGTGCCCGACTCGTACGAGGGCCACGTCGCGGACCGCGACAGCGTGGACACCTACCACTGGGTCAAGGGCGGCGCGAAGGTCACCGAGACCGTGGAGTGGTCCCGCGTGCGCTACACCAACTACTCGTTCCTCGCGGTGCAGGTCGAGACCGGCCGCCACCCGAGCATGAAGGTCAGCGCGCTCGCCGAGACGGGCGAGCGCATCGACCACTTCGAGATCCGGCGCGGCCGGTAA
- a CDS encoding 3-isopropylmalate dehydrogenase has protein sequence MSASSRSINLAVIPGDGIGQEVVAQGLKVLRAVLPQDVKLETREFDFGARRYRATGETLTDADVTELKQHDAILLGAIGDPSVPSGVLERGFLLKLRFLFDHYVNLRPSRLLPGVATPLAGQPEIDFIVVREGTEGPYTGNGGSIRTGTPHEVATEVSVNTAFGVERVVRDAFARAQARPRKKLTLVHKNNVLAYAGHLWTNVFNAVAKEFPDVTTDYLHVDAATIFLVTDPARFDVIVTDNLFGDIITDLAAAVSGGIGVAASGNINPSGEFPSMFEPVHGSAPDIAGQGKADPSATVLSVALLLRHLGHESEAARIETAVSEDLAARGGSVRTTDEIGDALAARVAG, from the coding sequence ATGTCGGCAAGTTCTCGCAGCATCAATCTCGCAGTGATCCCCGGTGACGGCATCGGCCAGGAGGTCGTGGCCCAGGGCCTGAAGGTTCTCCGAGCCGTCCTCCCGCAGGACGTGAAGCTGGAGACCAGGGAGTTCGACTTCGGTGCCCGGCGCTACCGCGCCACCGGTGAGACCCTCACCGACGCCGATGTCACCGAGCTCAAGCAGCACGACGCGATCCTGCTCGGCGCGATCGGCGACCCCTCGGTCCCGTCCGGCGTCCTGGAGCGCGGCTTCCTGCTGAAGCTCCGCTTCCTCTTCGACCACTACGTCAACCTCCGCCCCAGCAGGCTGCTTCCCGGCGTCGCCACCCCGCTCGCCGGCCAGCCCGAGATCGACTTCATCGTCGTGCGCGAGGGCACCGAGGGTCCCTACACCGGCAACGGCGGCTCGATCCGTACCGGCACGCCGCACGAGGTCGCCACCGAGGTCTCGGTCAACACCGCCTTCGGTGTCGAGCGCGTGGTCCGTGACGCCTTCGCCCGCGCCCAGGCCCGTCCGCGCAAGAAGCTGACGCTCGTCCACAAGAACAACGTGCTGGCCTACGCCGGTCACCTGTGGACCAACGTCTTCAACGCGGTGGCCAAGGAGTTCCCCGACGTCACCACCGACTATCTGCACGTGGACGCGGCGACGATCTTCCTCGTCACCGACCCCGCGCGGTTCGACGTGATCGTCACCGACAACCTCTTCGGCGACATCATCACCGACCTCGCGGCGGCCGTCTCCGGCGGTATCGGCGTCGCGGCATCGGGCAACATCAACCCGAGCGGCGAGTTCCCGTCGATGTTCGAGCCGGTGCACGGCTCCGCCCCGGACATCGCGGGCCAGGGCAAGGCCGACCCGTCGGCCACCGTCCTGTCCGTCGCGCTGCTCCTGCGCCACCTCGGCCACGAGTCCGAGGCGGCCCGCATCGAGACCGCCGTCTCCGAGGACCTGGCCGCCCGCGGCGGCTCGGTCCGCACCACGGACGAGATCGGCGACGCGCTCGCCGCACGAGTAGCCGGCTAG
- a CDS encoding LysR family transcriptional regulator, giving the protein MQQLPDMNLLPSLDALLRAGSVAGAAAEMRISPSAMSRTLGRLRRVVGDELLVPSGRGLVLTPRARELRPRAEAALASALAALRPPTELELTTLQREFTIRSNDGVAVIFGSVLTERVMREAPRVRLRMLPEGDENPADLRDLVDLDVGQMGELPHDIRTEPLGEYGYVAVARADGPYADERLTPERFAALPHITVTRRGRVRSVVDERLAELGLTRDVLATAPTYTAACFFALRSDALALVPRQFALEAARAMPLAVLDIPLDLPANPFVQAWHVRVDADPAHRWLRGALAEIVTELGGAERPGARPHRKRTPRPAHDSAI; this is encoded by the coding sequence ATGCAACAGCTGCCGGACATGAATCTGCTGCCCTCGCTCGACGCCCTGCTGCGGGCGGGAAGCGTGGCGGGGGCCGCGGCCGAGATGCGCATCTCGCCGTCCGCGATGAGCCGGACCCTGGGGCGGCTGCGCCGGGTGGTGGGCGACGAGCTGCTCGTGCCGTCGGGGCGGGGCCTCGTCCTGACGCCGCGCGCCCGCGAACTCCGGCCGCGCGCGGAGGCGGCCCTGGCGTCCGCGCTGGCCGCGCTGCGCCCGCCGACCGAGCTCGAACTGACCACCCTGCAAAGGGAGTTCACGATCCGGTCCAACGACGGCGTGGCCGTCATCTTTGGCTCGGTGCTCACCGAGCGGGTGATGCGCGAGGCACCCCGGGTGCGGCTTCGGATGCTGCCCGAGGGCGACGAGAACCCGGCCGACCTGCGGGACCTGGTCGACCTGGATGTCGGGCAGATGGGCGAGCTGCCGCACGACATCCGCACCGAGCCCCTCGGCGAGTACGGCTACGTGGCGGTGGCGCGGGCCGACGGGCCGTACGCGGACGAGCGGCTCACCCCGGAGCGGTTCGCGGCCCTCCCCCACATCACCGTCACCCGGCGCGGCCGGGTGCGCAGCGTCGTCGACGAGCGGCTCGCCGAACTCGGCCTGACCCGCGACGTGCTGGCCACCGCGCCGACCTACACGGCGGCCTGCTTCTTCGCGCTGCGTTCGGACGCCCTCGCCCTGGTGCCGCGACAGTTCGCCCTGGAGGCGGCCCGCGCGATGCCGCTCGCGGTCCTCGACATCCCGCTCGACCTGCCGGCCAATCCGTTCGTGCAGGCCTGGCACGTCCGGGTCGACGCGGACCCGGCCCACCGGTGGCTGCGGGGCGCCCTGGCGGAGATCGTGACGGAACTCGGCGGGGCGGAGCGGCCGGGCGCCCGACCCCACCGGAAGCGGACACCTCGCCCCGCACACGACTCCGCCATCTAG
- a CDS encoding branched-chain amino acid aminotransferase: protein MTTPTIELKPTSHPLSDAEREAILASPGFGRHFTDNMVTVRWTEGRGWHDAQLVPYAPLSMDPANMTLHYAQTIFEGLKAYRQPDGTVATFRPEANAERFQNSARRIAMPALPTDLFIAACDALIQQDKAWVPSSGEASLYLRPFMIATEVGLGVKPANEYLFIVIASPAGAYFPGGVKPVSVWLSEEYVRAVKGGTGAAKTGGNYAASLVAQAEAAQHGCDQVVWLDAVEHRWIEEMGGMNLYFVYAQEDGTQKIVTPELTGSLLPGITRDSLLKIARDLGYEAVEGRITTEEWKRDNENGTLTEVFACGTAAVITPVGLVKSARHNWTQGDGEPGEVTMKLRKALLDLQTGAAPDPHGWMHPLG from the coding sequence ATGACGACGCCCACGATCGAGCTCAAGCCCACCTCGCACCCGCTGTCCGACGCGGAGCGCGAGGCGATTCTGGCCAGCCCCGGTTTCGGCCGCCACTTCACCGACAACATGGTGACGGTCCGCTGGACCGAGGGCCGCGGCTGGCACGACGCCCAGCTCGTGCCGTACGCACCGCTGTCGATGGACCCGGCGAACATGACGCTGCACTACGCGCAGACGATCTTCGAGGGCCTGAAGGCCTACCGCCAGCCCGACGGCACGGTCGCCACCTTCCGGCCCGAGGCCAACGCCGAGCGCTTCCAGAACTCCGCGCGCCGCATCGCGATGCCCGCACTGCCCACCGACCTCTTCATCGCCGCGTGCGACGCGCTGATCCAGCAGGACAAGGCGTGGGTCCCGTCCTCCGGCGAGGCCTCCCTCTACCTGCGCCCCTTCATGATCGCGACCGAGGTCGGCCTCGGCGTGAAGCCGGCCAACGAGTACCTGTTCATCGTGATCGCCTCCCCGGCAGGCGCCTACTTCCCCGGCGGCGTGAAGCCCGTCTCGGTCTGGCTGTCCGAGGAGTACGTGCGCGCGGTCAAGGGCGGCACCGGCGCCGCCAAGACCGGCGGCAACTACGCGGCCTCGCTCGTCGCCCAGGCCGAGGCCGCCCAGCACGGCTGCGACCAGGTGGTCTGGCTGGACGCGGTCGAGCACCGCTGGATCGAGGAAATGGGCGGCATGAACCTGTACTTCGTGTACGCCCAGGAGGACGGCACGCAGAAGATCGTCACGCCCGAGCTGACCGGCTCGCTCCTTCCCGGCATCACGCGTGACTCCCTCCTGAAGATCGCCCGCGACCTCGGGTACGAGGCCGTCGAGGGCCGGATCACCACGGAGGAGTGGAAGCGGGACAACGAGAACGGCACCCTGACCGAGGTCTTCGCCTGCGGCACCGCTGCGGTGATCACCCCGGTCGGCTTGGTGAAGTCGGCCCGCCACAACTGGACGCAGGGCGACGGCGAGCCGGGCGAGGTCACCATGAAGCTCCGCAAGGCGCTGCTCGACCTCCAGACCGGGGCGGCCCCGGACCCGCACGGGTGGATGCACCCGCTGGGCTAG
- a CDS encoding PadR family transcriptional regulator, whose product MAADRRSSWLKGVLDLLVLSCLTGGESYGYEISKALTAAGLGDIKGGTLYPVLNRLEEAGLAVGEFRAAERGPGRRYYRLTDEGRRALVEQGAAWGEFHSAVTAMLTSTLPGGPA is encoded by the coding sequence ATGGCCGCAGACCGCAGATCCAGCTGGCTCAAGGGTGTCCTCGACCTCCTCGTCCTGTCCTGCCTCACCGGGGGTGAGAGCTACGGGTACGAGATCTCCAAGGCACTCACCGCCGCGGGGCTCGGCGACATCAAGGGCGGCACCCTCTATCCCGTGCTCAACCGCCTGGAGGAGGCCGGCCTCGCGGTCGGTGAATTCCGGGCCGCCGAGCGCGGGCCGGGCCGCCGCTACTACCGGCTGACCGACGAGGGCCGGCGTGCCCTCGTCGAACAGGGCGCCGCCTGGGGGGAGTTCCACTCGGCGGTCACGGCCATGCTCACCAGCACACTTCCAGGGGGACCAGCGTGA
- a CDS encoding MFS transporter, which translates to MLDTRQRTTALLVAGCFFMEMLDGTIVATAAPRMAASLDTTPTSVGLVVTVYLLTLAVLIPLSGWLTARYGARRIFLTAIVLFTLASAGCAASGSLGMLVAMRVLQGAGGALMVPVGRLLVLAGAARTDIPKIMAYIVWPGLMAPVVAPLLGGVLTTYASWHWMFLVNLPLGAAAFVVARRLVAAGPTATPPPLDIPGVLLSCTGLAALTWAAHLVAETDSGWEAPAGVGALAVLALGAAGRHLLRTAHPLVNLRTLDVTTFRAAVNGGSLFWIVVGSMPFLLPLLFQEVFGWSAVKSGAVVLFVFVGNIGIKPATTPLINRFGFRPLLLVATVGLAVAVAGCALLTASTPLAVTAALVTLGGAARSLGLTCYSTIAFSEVAPERLRDANALSATANQLAAGLAVAVATIALRLGGALQDTPPHAYAVAFCLLGAFCLLPALGALRLRSGAGDAVRTRRAEPALPGRAGVAVSDSRKSE; encoded by the coding sequence ATGCTCGACACCCGACAGCGCACCACCGCCCTGCTCGTCGCCGGCTGCTTCTTCATGGAGATGCTCGACGGCACCATCGTGGCCACCGCCGCCCCGCGGATGGCGGCCTCCCTCGACACAACGCCCACCTCGGTCGGCCTGGTCGTCACCGTCTATCTGCTGACCCTCGCCGTGCTCATACCGCTCAGCGGCTGGCTCACCGCCCGCTACGGCGCCCGGCGGATCTTCCTCACCGCCATCGTCCTGTTCACGCTCGCCTCGGCGGGCTGCGCCGCGAGCGGCAGCCTCGGCATGCTCGTCGCGATGCGCGTCCTGCAAGGAGCGGGCGGCGCCCTGATGGTCCCGGTCGGCCGGCTCCTGGTGCTCGCCGGGGCCGCCAGGACCGACATACCGAAGATCATGGCGTACATCGTGTGGCCGGGCCTGATGGCCCCCGTCGTCGCTCCTCTGCTCGGCGGCGTCCTCACCACGTACGCGAGCTGGCACTGGATGTTCCTCGTCAACCTGCCCCTGGGGGCGGCCGCCTTCGTCGTCGCCCGGCGTCTGGTCGCGGCCGGGCCCACCGCCACCCCGCCCCCGCTCGACATCCCCGGCGTGCTGCTCAGCTGCACCGGGCTCGCCGCCCTCACCTGGGCCGCCCACCTGGTCGCCGAGACCGACAGCGGATGGGAGGCACCGGCCGGCGTCGGGGCGCTCGCCGTCCTCGCGCTCGGCGCCGCCGGACGTCATCTGCTGCGCACCGCCCACCCGCTGGTCAATCTGCGCACCCTCGACGTGACGACCTTCCGGGCCGCCGTGAACGGCGGCTCGCTCTTCTGGATCGTCGTCGGCTCCATGCCCTTCCTGCTGCCCCTGCTGTTCCAGGAGGTGTTCGGATGGAGCGCGGTGAAGTCCGGCGCGGTGGTGCTGTTCGTCTTCGTCGGCAACATCGGGATCAAGCCCGCGACCACCCCGCTGATCAACCGCTTCGGGTTCCGCCCGCTGCTGCTCGTCGCCACGGTCGGGCTCGCCGTCGCCGTCGCGGGCTGCGCCCTGCTCACCGCGTCGACCCCGCTCGCCGTGACCGCCGCCCTCGTCACGCTCGGCGGCGCCGCCCGCTCGCTCGGCCTCACCTGCTACTCGACCATCGCCTTCAGCGAGGTGGCACCCGAGCGGCTGCGCGACGCCAACGCGCTGTCCGCGACCGCCAACCAGCTCGCGGCGGGGCTCGCCGTCGCCGTCGCCACCATCGCGCTGCGCCTGGGCGGCGCCCTCCAGGACACACCGCCCCACGCCTACGCGGTGGCGTTCTGCCTGCTCGGCGCGTTCTGCCTGCTCCCCGCGCTGGGTGCGCTGCGGCTGCGCAGCGGGGCCGGCGACGCGGTCCGTACCCGACGCGCCGAGCCCGCGCTGCCGGGCCGGGCGGGGGTCGCCGTCTCAGATAGTAGGAAGTCCGAGTAA
- a CDS encoding cytosine permease, whose protein sequence is MPIEQRGVDTVPEAERTSGPRDLVSILLGSNLCLGVIIFGWLPVSFGLGWWASVSAVITGTLLGTLLTAPLALVSLRTATNLSTSSGAQFGVRGRLVGSVVGLLLSLGYTALTVWIGGDAMTGVLHRMFGLPTGGVSYGIVYALLAAATVIGAVYGYRVLLRLSRILAIGMTALLVLGVFAYAPHFSTGALPEAGGYLLGSFWPTWLFALVAAGLSGPIAFITLLGDYTRYVSPTRHRPRRVLHATWLGLTAGLLVPQLFGTFTAYAARAATDFAGPLVSAAPGWYLVPLLLSASAGSVGNAGLMLYSMGLDLDAILPRASRTQATFAVAGVATLCVFAGHFAWDAQAAMTSFVLLLTAIGTPWAVITLIGFVRCRGVYDADALQVFNRRSRGGIYWYRSGWNPRAVISWALGAGVGLLAVSLPNYQGPILSWTGGVDCSFLLSGVVGGLAYLGLTARPRPAEKAAPELESEAALAES, encoded by the coding sequence ATGCCCATAGAACAGCGCGGAGTCGACACGGTCCCGGAAGCGGAACGCACCAGCGGGCCGCGCGACCTCGTGTCGATCCTGCTCGGCTCGAACCTCTGTCTCGGGGTGATCATCTTCGGCTGGCTGCCGGTCTCCTTCGGCCTCGGCTGGTGGGCCTCGGTGAGTGCCGTGATCACGGGGACCCTGCTGGGCACCCTGCTCACCGCGCCGCTCGCACTGGTCTCGCTGCGTACCGCCACCAATCTGTCGACCTCGTCGGGCGCCCAATTCGGTGTACGGGGACGGCTGGTGGGCTCGGTCGTCGGCCTGCTGCTCTCGCTCGGCTACACCGCCCTGACCGTGTGGATCGGCGGGGACGCCATGACCGGCGTCCTGCACCGCATGTTCGGCCTGCCCACGGGCGGCGTCTCGTACGGCATCGTGTACGCGCTGCTCGCCGCGGCCACCGTCATCGGCGCGGTCTACGGCTACCGGGTGCTGCTGCGCCTCTCGCGCATTCTGGCCATCGGCATGACGGCGCTGCTCGTGCTCGGAGTCTTCGCGTACGCACCGCACTTCAGCACCGGCGCACTGCCGGAGGCGGGCGGCTATCTGCTCGGCTCGTTCTGGCCGACCTGGCTGTTCGCGCTCGTCGCGGCCGGGCTCAGCGGGCCGATCGCCTTCATCACGCTGCTCGGCGACTACACGCGCTACGTCTCACCGACCCGCCACCGCCCGCGCCGCGTCCTGCACGCCACCTGGCTCGGCCTGACGGCGGGTCTGCTCGTGCCGCAGCTCTTCGGCACGTTCACCGCGTACGCGGCCCGTGCGGCCACCGACTTCGCTGGACCGCTGGTCTCCGCCGCCCCCGGCTGGTACCTGGTGCCGCTGCTGCTCTCCGCCTCCGCGGGCTCGGTCGGCAACGCGGGTCTGATGCTCTACTCGATGGGGCTCGACCTCGACGCGATCCTGCCGCGCGCCTCGCGCACCCAGGCGACGTTCGCGGTGGCGGGCGTCGCGACGCTGTGCGTGTTCGCGGGGCACTTCGCCTGGGACGCCCAGGCCGCGATGACCTCGTTCGTCCTGCTGCTCACGGCGATCGGCACGCCCTGGGCGGTGATCACCCTGATCGGTTTCGTGCGCTGTCGCGGTGTGTACGACGCGGACGCCCTCCAGGTCTTCAACCGCCGCTCCCGGGGCGGCATTTACTGGTACCGCTCGGGCTGGAACCCGCGCGCGGTGATCTCCTGGGCGCTCGGCGCGGGCGTCGGTCTGCTGGCCGTGTCGCTGCCGAACTACCAGGGACCGATCCTGAGTTGGACCGGCGGCGTGGACTGCAGCTTCCTGTTGTCGGGCGTGGTGGGGGGCCTTGCGTACCTGGGCCTGACCGCGCGCCCCCGGCCGGCCGAAAAGGCCGCCCCGGAGCTTGAGTCCGAGGCGGCCCTGGCCGAGAGCTGA